NNNNNNNNNNNNNNNNNNNNNNNNNNNNNNNNNNNNNNNNNNNNNNNNNNNNNNNNNNNNNNNNNNNNNNNNNNNNNNNNNNNNNNNNNNNNNNNNNNNNNNNNNNNNNNNNNNNNNNNNNNNNNNNNNNNNNNNNNNNNNNNNNNNNNNNNNNNNNNNNNNNNNNNNNNNNNNNNNNNNNNNNNNNNNNNNNNNNNNNNNNNNNNNNNNNNNNNNNNNNNNNNNNNNNNNNNNNNNNNNNNNNNNNNNNNNNNNNNNNNNNNNNNNNNNNNNNNNNNNNNNNNNNNNNNNNNNNNNNNNNNNNNNNNNTTTTTTAAATAACtcggtttaattcggttcggcccaaattattcacgttttaaattcaaattagtaaaaagcacattttttactgaattttatttttaattcggattcgatccgaattttttatttaattcggaaaaattcggttctgccacgaattattcggccgaattgataactagggTCATTCCTAGTCGTGGAGCTCTCTACCTTTGTTTTGATGTTTATAGTTTTCTGATCCAAATAGAAAGATGTAAAAGAGTCAaacaaaaaatgaccataggagaattGGTGAGGAAAAACATGTACAAATTAGACCTTGCTCCAAGTATGACATTGAATAGAACTAATTGGAGGGGCTAGGATCCGCATAGCAAACCCCATCCAACTGTGTtctattttctactattttctgatttgtttcctttcacCTTTACTTTTCCGTGtctttgtttggatccatgttgccaaccctattaagttgggatatggGTTTGTTATTGTTATAATAATTACATAAGGAAGCTGGTCTCCAATTAATCAAGCTCCAAACTAATTTAACATGGATTTGACTGCAATTACAGAGATACAAATGGCAATTCTTCACCCAGTGTACCACTCACCACTTCTTTTTCAGGTCTCGGTATTGGCAAATAAACCCAATTATGATTGAGTTGGGCTTGAATTACAATTCCATTTAAACACTACTGGTATAAATGGTTGCTATTCAAATAAGTAGATACCACCAATCAGAAAGAAAGAGCTAACCAGAGACTGCAAGTAAAAATTTCATGGTATTTGCTGATACTTTCTACTTACAAATGTGAATTGACCTACAGAAAAAGAAACAGCTGGTTAAAAGgaaaactagagagaatatATCACCAACATCACACAATTACGTGGGGAATTTCATTGATATTTCCCGTCTAGAATTACCCATGCCACAAGAGATCACTTGAAGTAACAAAAATGAAACACCTGATGAAAACAATACTGTTGGAAACACAGCCAACATCATGTCCTAGCAGCAATTCTGAGTGAGAATTTCCTAACCAAATGGCTTGTTATATTATTGGACTGCAGGTCAAATATGCTGACTGTGCCAAAGAACTTCAAAACTCTGTTCTCTTAACccttttcttcatcatctcagCCCACCTAGCGAACACATTGGAAGCCTCAAATTTTCCAgagaacttcattttttgagcTAAATCCTCTAGTATGTCAGGCTTCCCAGCTCTAGCGAAGTCAGCCACAAACTTATTGTAATCGAGCTGTGGAGCTTTCATTCCtttctccatcatctcttctaTATATTTACAAGCCTCTTCTGATCTTCCCTGTCTTATAAGACCCGAAATGAAAACAGTATAAGAATTGTCATCGGGACAACAACCCTTCCGATTCATCTCATCCCACACAGCACATCCCATCTCATAATTCATCATCtgaaagtaggacttcatcatCATATTATATGTGTGCATTGTAGGTTGGAACCCATTTTGAATCATCTTTTTGTAAATCCTAACAGCGTCATCTGGCATTTCCCGGTTGGTCATtaatttaataagggcattgtAGGTGCGACCATCAGGGTTGCAGCCCTTCTCTTTCATCTCCTTAAGTAAGCCATGGACCTTATCCATCTTCTTTTGGTTCCCAAAACCCACAATTAAACATGTGTAAACAGCAGGATCTGGCTGACAACCAGAATCAAGCATCTCATCAAAGTAATCAACAGCTTGTTGCATTCTATTTCCCTTGCACAAATCCCGTATCAATATAGTATAGCTTCGGACACTTGGAGAAGGGCCCTTAGCCTTCATGATCTCAAACAGTTTGATAGCTTCAGAACTTTTTCTACCACTTAACAATCCTTCAAGCATTATATTATGGGCAACAATGTCAGGCTTGAAACCCTTGTCAATCATCTCATTCCAAGCCTTCCCTGCCTCTACTAActtcttcaacttgcaccaTCCAGCAAGGAGAGCCGTATAGGTTTGTAAGTCGGGGGTAAATCGATCCCTCAACTTCTCAAAGAGAGCTTGAGCTTCTTTCCCAAGTTTTGCCCTTCCAAGGGCATCAAGCAAACAGTTATAGGTATCAACCCCCACTTTGAAGTTATGCCTTTTCATCAACTCAAAAATGCCAACTGCTTTCTTCATCTCCTTTGCTGCAGCAAAAGCCCTAATAGCAATAGAGAAAGTCTCAATTGTCAGAAGCCCTTTATTCCCCATTTCTTCAAGCATCACCACCATGCTCTCAAATTGCCTTGTCTTCCCAAGTATCCCCATCATGGAATTATATGTCCTAGAATCATGTAAAAATCCTGGTCTTTGCCCAGCCCAGTGGAAGAACCGAAATGCTGGCCTCCAAGCAAGGCGGAACCGAGCTAACACCTCAAGAACAAgatcatgagagagagaaactccACACTGATCAAGAACTGCTTCCATGTTCCGATCAGATGTAAACAATTCTTGAATCACCTTGCAGACCCTTTCCACTTCTTTCGGATCTGCTACAGACTTACTACACTCAGCCTGGCTTTCACCATTCTCACTTTCACTGTCATCATCATCCCTGGCTTCTTTTTTCACTTCACCTGTTTCTCCATCTCCATTTGAAAACCAAGAAAAAGCTCTAACATTCAAAGCTGACATTTTCCATTGCAAACCATGCTggagagagaattgagagaAATGTAAACGATGAAATGGAACT
The sequence above is drawn from the Macadamia integrifolia cultivar HAES 741 unplaced genomic scaffold, SCU_Mint_v3 scaffold1745, whole genome shotgun sequence genome and encodes:
- the LOC122064746 gene encoding pentatricopeptide repeat-containing protein At5g14820, mitochondrial-like isoform X1 — translated: MVLSLRRIARYSISVRHFNCLETQISDLYGHRCNTYSDLCSGDQRRFSNSSNRDAKTKEDVNVIASGNGENDRFMAFPCDLQCYPRYYFDCSRGEVPFHRLHFSQFSLQHGLQWKMSALNVRAFSWFSNGDGETGEVKKEARDDDDSESENGESQAECSKSVADPKEVERVCKVIQELFTSDRNMEAVLDQCGVSLSHDLVLEVLARFRLAWRPAFRFFHWAGQRPGFLHDSRTYNSMMGILGKTRQFESMVVMLEEMGNKGLLTIETFSIAIRAFAAAKEMKKAVGIFELMKRHNFKVGVDTYNCLLDALGRAKLGKEAQALFEKLRDRFTPDLQTYTALLAGWCKLKKLVEAGKAWNEMIDKGFKPDIVAHNIMLEGLLSGRKSSEAIKLFEIMKAKGPSPSVRSYTILIRDLCKGNRMQQAVDYFDEMLDSGCQPDPAVYTCLIVGFGNQKKMDKVHGLLKEMKEKGCNPDGRTYNALIKLMTNREMPDDAVRIYKKMIQNGFQPTMHTYNMMMKSYFQMMNYEMGCAVWDEMNRKGCCPDDNSYTVFISGLIRQGRSEEACKYIEEMMEKGMKAPQLDYNKFVADFARAGKPDILEDLAQKMKFSGKFEASNVFARWAEMMKKRVKRTEF
- the LOC122064746 gene encoding pentatricopeptide repeat-containing protein At3g62470, mitochondrial-like isoform X2 — protein: MVLSLRRIARYSISVRHFNCLETQISDLYGHRCNTYSDLCSGDQRRFSNSSNRDAKTKEDVNVIASGNGENDRFMAFPCDLQCYPRYYFDCSRGEVKKEARDDDDSESENGESQAECSKSVADPKEVERVCKVIQELFTSDRNMEAVLDQCGVSLSHDLVLEVLARFRLAWRPAFRFFHWAGQRPGFLHDSRTYNSMMGILGKTRQFESMVVMLEEMGNKGLLTIETFSIAIRAFAAAKEMKKAVGIFELMKRHNFKVGVDTYNCLLDALGRAKLGKEAQALFEKLRDRFTPDLQTYTALLAGWCKLKKLVEAGKAWNEMIDKGFKPDIVAHNIMLEGLLSGRKSSEAIKLFEIMKAKGPSPSVRSYTILIRDLCKGNRMQQAVDYFDEMLDSGCQPDPAVYTCLIVGFGNQKKMDKVHGLLKEMKEKGCNPDGRTYNALIKLMTNREMPDDAVRIYKKMIQNGFQPTMHTYNMMMKSYFQMMNYEMGCAVWDEMNRKGCCPDDNSYTVFISGLIRQGRSEEACKYIEEMMEKGMKAPQLDYNKFVADFARAGKPDILEDLAQKMKFSGKFEASNVFARWAEMMKKRVKRTEF